The proteins below come from a single Anderseniella sp. Alg231-50 genomic window:
- a CDS encoding Bug family tripartite tricarboxylate transporter substrate binding protein has protein sequence MRNMNLKSLLLGATASVFLLAGLNVQARAEFPEKPVEMTVLFGGTAQTIGQLLADLMSKNLANPVVAVSRTGGGGAVGYSHVQSTDADGYNMVWNSNSVSTSHYRGNMKFNYEAFTPIARVSVETPALAVSADSGWKSLKEMADAVKAGDSKLKVGISGNGSFTHLTSAALFDKMGIADKVVYVPYGKGKAPVELLAKRVDAAVQWPGQFIPHQQAGKLSILCVTGKDRIPQLKDTPSCAEAGATDLNITMWRGLAAPAGTPADVVAKLQDAAKAAIASDEFQSAADKIGFEASFLPADEFGSLIASDDAAISDLMGKLGLKK, from the coding sequence ATGAGAAACATGAACCTGAAATCGTTGTTGCTGGGGGCAACTGCATCTGTCTTTCTGCTGGCCGGACTGAATGTCCAGGCGCGTGCGGAATTCCCTGAAAAACCGGTTGAGATGACCGTGTTGTTCGGTGGCACGGCACAGACCATCGGCCAGTTGCTGGCGGACCTGATGTCGAAAAACCTGGCCAACCCCGTGGTTGCAGTCAGCCGCACTGGCGGCGGCGGCGCGGTCGGGTACTCGCATGTCCAGTCGACAGATGCCGACGGCTACAACATGGTGTGGAACTCCAATTCGGTGAGCACGTCGCATTATCGCGGCAACATGAAATTCAACTATGAAGCGTTCACCCCCATCGCCCGGGTGAGCGTCGAAACACCGGCGCTGGCGGTCAGCGCCGATTCCGGCTGGAAATCGCTTAAAGAGATGGCCGATGCCGTCAAGGCCGGCGACAGCAAGCTGAAAGTGGGCATTTCCGGTAACGGCTCGTTCACCCACCTGACGTCTGCAGCCCTGTTCGACAAGATGGGCATTGCCGACAAGGTGGTCTACGTGCCGTACGGCAAGGGCAAGGCGCCGGTTGAACTGCTTGCCAAGCGTGTCGATGCCGCCGTGCAGTGGCCGGGGCAGTTCATCCCGCACCAGCAGGCCGGCAAGCTGTCGATCCTGTGCGTGACCGGCAAGGACCGCATTCCACAGCTCAAGGACACACCGTCATGTGCCGAGGCCGGTGCGACGGACCTGAACATCACCATGTGGCGCGGTCTGGCGGCACCTGCGGGTACACCTGCCGATGTGGTTGCCAAGCTGCAGGATGCAGCCAAGGCAGCGATTGCATCGGACGAGTTCCAGTCAGCCGCCGACAAGATCGGCTTTGAGGCGTCGTTCCTGCCGGCAGACGAGTTCGGTTCGCTTATCGCCTCGGATGATGCCGCGATCAGTGACCTGATGGGCAAGCTGGGCCTGAAGAAATAG
- a CDS encoding thiamine pyrophosphate-dependent enzyme yields the protein MLDTSKEADMGDAARLRAKAISKAGGLDKALADGVIDDMVEVSLSEGLVLGLLRQGVRKYFAIFGHGSTDLGEVLRIYDEEGVTRTVNCRNEVEMAHAATALSWQYGETCAVVTSIGPGALQAMAGSLAAASNGVGVYHIYGDETTQGEGYNMQQIPKEQQGLFGQIGALMGQSYVLHTPGALRDCMRRGTACVHHPYKAGPYYVLLPLNTQPQLTQVNLATLPGALTVPATAPADDIAYADALDRLAASKRPVIKAGGGTRGHDDVVRQLAERIGAVVVQSPGSTGVLPDAHPQNMHVGGSKGSISGNYAMDNADLLIAMGTRAVCQADCSGVGYPNAQAVININGDLSDLMHYANTVGLPGDISAVTSKLLEQMTGSNSIDPAARSDWLDACAAQKQAWIRFKAERFAAEPIADEAWGRDVLTQPLAIKIAADHAAALDAAKFFDAGDVQANGFQVVEDNRTGDTYTETGASYMGFSVSALLASGAADEPRYGVAFTGDGSFMMNPQILIDGVEHGVKGMIVLFDNRRMAAITGLQQAQYGEEFRTNDQVPVDYVQMASSVAGVKAVFAGYDQDSLRRALDEAGQHDGLSLVHVPVYAGTDAIGGMGAYGSWNVGNWVGDVQARYLKQKI from the coding sequence ATGCTCGATACGTCGAAAGAGGCAGATATGGGTGATGCGGCAAGGCTGCGGGCCAAGGCGATCAGCAAGGCCGGCGGGCTCGACAAGGCCCTGGCCGATGGCGTCATCGACGACATGGTCGAGGTGTCATTGTCGGAAGGTCTCGTTCTGGGTCTGCTCAGACAGGGCGTGCGGAAATACTTCGCGATTTTCGGCCACGGCTCGACGGACCTTGGCGAGGTGTTGCGCATTTATGATGAAGAAGGCGTCACCCGGACCGTCAATTGCCGCAATGAGGTGGAGATGGCCCATGCCGCCACTGCACTTTCCTGGCAGTACGGTGAAACCTGCGCCGTCGTCACCTCAATCGGCCCCGGCGCCCTGCAGGCCATGGCCGGCTCACTGGCGGCAGCGTCCAATGGTGTCGGCGTCTACCACATCTATGGTGACGAGACGACGCAGGGCGAAGGCTACAACATGCAGCAGATACCCAAGGAGCAGCAGGGCCTGTTCGGTCAGATCGGTGCACTGATGGGGCAATCCTACGTGCTGCATACGCCCGGTGCGCTGCGTGACTGCATGCGGCGCGGCACGGCGTGCGTGCATCATCCTTACAAGGCCGGGCCGTATTACGTGTTGCTGCCGCTGAACACCCAGCCGCAACTGACCCAGGTGAACCTGGCGACCTTGCCCGGTGCGCTCACTGTTCCGGCCACGGCACCTGCCGACGATATCGCTTATGCCGATGCGCTTGACAGGCTTGCCGCCTCGAAACGCCCGGTGATCAAGGCAGGCGGCGGCACGCGCGGGCATGACGACGTGGTGCGGCAGCTGGCCGAACGCATCGGGGCGGTGGTGGTGCAGTCGCCCGGATCAACCGGCGTACTGCCCGATGCGCACCCGCAGAACATGCATGTGGGTGGTTCCAAGGGATCGATTTCCGGCAACTATGCCATGGACAATGCCGACCTGCTGATTGCCATGGGCACGCGCGCGGTGTGCCAGGCAGACTGCTCCGGTGTCGGCTATCCGAATGCCCAGGCGGTGATCAATATCAACGGCGACCTGTCCGACCTGATGCACTATGCCAACACGGTTGGCCTGCCGGGCGATATTTCCGCAGTGACGTCGAAATTGCTGGAACAGATGACTGGTTCAAACTCGATCGATCCGGCCGCCAGGTCGGATTGGCTTGATGCCTGTGCGGCGCAAAAACAGGCCTGGATCAGGTTCAAGGCGGAACGGTTTGCGGCCGAACCGATTGCAGACGAGGCTTGGGGACGGGACGTGCTGACCCAGCCGCTGGCCATCAAGATTGCGGCAGACCATGCCGCAGCGCTGGATGCAGCGAAGTTTTTCGATGCCGGCGACGTTCAGGCCAACGGCTTCCAGGTCGTAGAAGATAACCGGACGGGAGATACCTACACCGAGACCGGCGCGTCCTATATGGGATTTTCCGTCTCGGCACTGCTGGCCTCGGGCGCGGCCGACGAGCCGCGTTACGGCGTGGCGTTCACCGGTGACGGATCGTTCATGATGAACCCGCAAATCCTGATTGACGGTGTGGAGCATGGTGTCAAAGGCATGATCGTGCTGTTTGACAATCGCCGGATGGCTGCCATTACCGGCCTGCAGCAAGCGCAATACGGCGAGGAATTCCGGACCAACGACCAGGTGCCGGTTGACTATGTGCAGATGGCGTCATCGGTCGCCGGCGTAAAGGCGGTGTTTGCCGGATATGACCAGGACAGCCTGCGCAGGGCACTGGACGAGGCAGGCCAGCATGACGGCCTGTCGCTGGTGCATGTGCCGGTCTATGCCGGCACAGATGCCATTGGCGGCATGGGGGCTTACGGATCATGGAATGTGGGTAACTGGGTTGGCGATGTGCAGGCCCGTTATCTGAAACAGAAAATCTGA
- a CDS encoding tripartite tricarboxylate transporter TctB family protein, with protein sequence MVSRRSDIILSTILLVVSALWCWGVVTTIPGAEDGSRLGARGFPLGLGLLLGGLSLVILLQSLRPVSAETAGDEAEPSDISSGVEVWAITATVGLLVGYAVLLEYTGFMIATALVVAAAVGPVLGIWRPRLIAGMSVGLSLGIYLVFGKLLGVYLPYGKLINLAF encoded by the coding sequence ATGGTCTCGCGTCGCTCCGATATCATACTGAGTACCATACTGCTTGTGGTATCGGCACTTTGGTGCTGGGGAGTGGTCACCACCATTCCCGGTGCCGAAGACGGCTCGCGCCTTGGCGCCAGGGGGTTTCCCCTGGGCCTTGGCCTGCTGCTGGGCGGATTGAGCCTGGTCATTCTGCTGCAAAGCCTGCGGCCCGTATCTGCAGAGACCGCCGGCGATGAAGCCGAGCCGTCGGACATCAGCAGTGGTGTTGAAGTCTGGGCAATCACCGCCACGGTCGGGCTTCTGGTCGGATACGCGGTGCTGCTTGAATACACCGGCTTCATGATTGCAACCGCGCTGGTCGTGGCAGCGGCTGTCGGGCCGGTACTGGGCATCTGGCGGCCGAGGCTGATCGCAGGCATGTCGGTCGGTCTGTCACTGGGCATCTATCTGGTTTTCGGCAAGCTGCTCGGTGTCTACCTGCCGTACGGCAAACTTATCAACCTGGCATTCTAG
- a CDS encoding aldehyde dehydrogenase family protein encodes MYQDFQLYIDGEWVSAKGGATKQVFDPANEDEIGKISDAGSDDLDRALSAAEAGFAEWKQAGTWERAAKIRKVADLIRERLNTIATIMSIETGKPLAEAKGETNGAADQFEWYSEETKRIYGQLIGSRTHDSRLAVIYQPVGVVAAFSAWNFPALLPARKIAAALAAGCSVIIKPAGEAPGSCALIVQACHDAGIPKGVVNFVTGNSSMIAKHLISSPVVRKVSVTGSVPVGKEILHLAADGVKKVSMELGGHGPVIVFEDADAEKAAEVCAGTKFRNCGQVCISPTRFYVHEARYDAFAAKFAQVARSIKVGRGMDEGTQMGPMANSRGLETIKTMVADAVDKGAEILAGGQQPKDFNRGFYYEPTVLGRVPDDAMVMTEEPFGPVAPLTTFTEYDDVMTRANSLPFGLAGYLFTHDLGTATRASEDMEVGMVGVNEMLLATAEAPFGGIKESGMGREGGSLGIHDYLEPKYVKMKL; translated from the coding sequence GTGTATCAGGACTTTCAGCTTTATATCGACGGCGAATGGGTTTCGGCAAAAGGCGGCGCGACCAAGCAGGTATTTGACCCGGCAAACGAAGACGAGATAGGCAAGATTTCAGATGCCGGCAGCGATGACCTGGACCGGGCGTTGTCCGCTGCGGAGGCGGGTTTTGCAGAATGGAAACAGGCCGGCACCTGGGAACGGGCCGCAAAGATCCGCAAGGTTGCCGACCTGATCCGGGAACGGCTGAACACCATTGCCACGATCATGTCTATCGAGACCGGCAAACCGCTGGCCGAAGCCAAGGGCGAGACCAATGGTGCGGCTGACCAGTTCGAATGGTATTCGGAAGAGACCAAGCGGATTTACGGCCAGCTGATCGGCTCGCGTACCCATGACAGCCGCCTGGCGGTGATCTACCAACCGGTCGGTGTTGTGGCTGCGTTTTCGGCCTGGAACTTCCCGGCCCTGCTGCCGGCGCGCAAGATTGCGGCAGCACTCGCCGCCGGGTGTTCGGTGATCATCAAGCCGGCCGGGGAAGCACCCGGTTCCTGCGCCCTGATCGTCCAGGCCTGTCATGATGCGGGGATTCCGAAAGGTGTGGTGAATTTCGTTACCGGCAATTCAAGCATGATCGCAAAGCATCTGATCTCATCGCCGGTGGTGCGCAAGGTTTCGGTGACCGGATCGGTGCCGGTTGGCAAGGAAATCCTGCACCTGGCGGCGGATGGCGTCAAAAAGGTATCCATGGAACTGGGCGGGCACGGCCCGGTCATCGTGTTCGAAGATGCCGACGCTGAAAAAGCTGCGGAAGTATGCGCCGGCACCAAGTTCAGGAATTGCGGCCAGGTGTGCATTTCACCGACGCGGTTTTACGTCCATGAAGCCAGATATGATGCCTTTGCCGCCAAGTTTGCCCAGGTCGCCAGATCCATCAAGGTGGGACGCGGCATGGACGAAGGGACGCAGATGGGCCCGATGGCCAATTCACGCGGGCTGGAGACCATCAAGACGATGGTTGCCGATGCCGTCGACAAGGGCGCGGAAATCCTGGCCGGGGGCCAGCAGCCGAAGGATTTCAATCGCGGCTTCTACTATGAGCCCACAGTGCTGGGCCGGGTGCCGGACGATGCCATGGTGATGACTGAAGAGCCGTTCGGGCCGGTTGCGCCGCTGACGACATTCACCGAGTACGATGATGTCATGACCCGGGCCAACTCATTGCCGTTTGGTCTGGCCGGATACCTGTTCACCCACGATCTGGGCACGGCGACCCGCGCGTCGGAAGACATGGAGGTTGGCATGGTCGGCGTCAATGAAATGCTGCTGGCAACCGCAGAAGCACCATTTGGCGGTATCAAGGAAAGCGGCATGGGGCGCGAAGGCGGATCGCTTGGCATTCATGACTATCTTGAGCCAAAGTATGTCAAGATGAAGCTTTAA
- a CDS encoding tripartite tricarboxylate transporter permease, translating into MDAFASALGAVSDPFTLLAIVAGAIIGIVFGSVPGLTYSMALALVLPITFKFDTSAAVGMLLGTYIGGMTGGSVSAILLGIPGTPSAAATVLDGYKMTRNGRAGLALGGAVLASGFGGIFSLLVMIVSVDLVARLAIQFGPVEIFALVLFGLSTICGLAGKSLVRGMIAGVIGLLLMTIGLDDMDGVARMTFGWTPLLQGVDLLVAMVGLFAVPQIMKTLIDYKLDRAFRLNASGVRSELPTFKQLRNSFWLMLRCSALGTGVGSIPGTGGPIAAFLAYDHAKRFSKEPQRFGKGKLDGVMAPESANNAVTGGAMIPLLSLGIPGDPATAVMLGGFLIHGLVPGPMLFTHNKAEVYLIYLAILVSYITVVVFQYFGIRGFVKLLKVPPHLMAVGILIMCGVGTFAIRNSFLDVYMMVGVGLIGYLLMRARIPVTPIILGLVLGPTLEREFRTAVIMSEGSFGVFFSSATAVIFYALTIAVIGFHFYGQMRDAKKTRDAVNGKKAQQQGAG; encoded by the coding sequence ATGGATGCATTCGCCAGCGCCCTGGGGGCCGTTTCAGACCCGTTCACGCTGCTTGCCATCGTGGCCGGCGCGATCATCGGTATCGTGTTCGGCTCCGTGCCGGGGCTGACTTATTCCATGGCACTGGCACTGGTGCTGCCGATCACCTTCAAGTTTGACACCAGCGCCGCCGTCGGCATGTTGCTGGGGACTTACATAGGCGGCATGACGGGCGGTTCTGTATCTGCGATCCTGCTTGGCATACCAGGCACGCCGTCTGCGGCTGCGACCGTGCTTGACGGCTACAAGATGACCCGCAACGGACGCGCCGGGCTGGCGCTGGGCGGTGCGGTTCTGGCCAGCGGGTTCGGTGGCATCTTCAGCCTGCTGGTGATGATCGTCTCGGTTGATCTGGTGGCCCGCCTGGCCATTCAGTTCGGGCCGGTGGAGATTTTCGCGCTGGTGCTGTTCGGCCTGTCGACGATCTGCGGACTGGCTGGAAAATCGCTGGTGCGCGGCATGATTGCCGGTGTCATCGGTCTGCTGCTGATGACCATTGGCCTGGACGACATGGACGGTGTGGCGCGCATGACGTTCGGGTGGACACCCTTGCTGCAGGGCGTAGACCTGCTGGTGGCCATGGTCGGGCTGTTCGCCGTGCCGCAGATCATGAAGACGCTGATCGACTACAAGCTCGACCGGGCGTTCAGGCTGAACGCATCGGGTGTGCGCAGCGAACTGCCCACTTTCAAGCAGTTGCGCAATTCATTCTGGCTGATGTTGCGCTGCTCGGCACTGGGAACCGGCGTCGGCTCGATCCCCGGTACCGGCGGGCCAATCGCGGCTTTCCTGGCGTACGATCACGCAAAACGGTTTTCGAAAGAACCGCAACGGTTCGGCAAGGGCAAGCTGGACGGCGTGATGGCACCTGAATCGGCCAACAATGCCGTCACCGGCGGCGCCATGATCCCGCTTCTGTCACTCGGCATACCGGGTGATCCTGCAACGGCCGTCATGCTTGGCGGGTTCCTGATCCACGGACTGGTGCCGGGGCCGATGCTGTTCACCCACAACAAAGCGGAAGTCTACCTGATCTACCTGGCGATACTGGTCTCGTACATCACGGTGGTGGTGTTCCAGTATTTCGGCATTCGCGGTTTCGTGAAACTGCTGAAAGTACCGCCGCACCTGATGGCGGTGGGCATTCTCATCATGTGTGGCGTCGGGACGTTTGCCATCCGCAATTCGTTTCTCGATGTCTACATGATGGTCGGTGTGGGCCTGATCGGTTATCTGCTGATGCGGGCGCGCATTCCGGTGACGCCGATCATTCTCGGCCTGGTGCTGGGACCGACGCTGGAGCGCGAGTTCCGCACCGCAGTGATCATGTCCGAAGGCAGTTTCGGGGTATTCTTTTCATCTGCCACGGCTGTCATTTTTTACGCGTTGACCATCGCCGTCATCGGGTTCCATTTCTACGGCCAGATGCGCGACGCCAAGAAAACGCGGGATGCGGTAAACGGCAAGAAAGCACAACAACAGGGGGCAGGCTGA